The Phycisphaerae bacterium DNA window TCGCGCTGCCGCGATTGGAAGGACGTTCTGGAAGACGCCGACCGCGCCCTGTACCGGGCCAAGGGCGAGGGCCGCGACCGCGTCTGCCGGCTGAACGATCCTGGAGCCGTTTCCGCGTCAGTACCCCAATCCTGACCGCGGAAGATCGCCCGGACGCACCCGGCCCGCGCGGACCGCAAAGAGCCCCGGATGGCGATCCTGGACCTCACGGCACGCGTCCGGCAGGTACTGCCGCGCGTTGTACTCAAAGCCCATCATCGGCCGGCACCGCCCGGTCAGCGAAGCCGAGTGCACCAGCGCCAGTCCCGGATTCGTCAGGTCCTGCACGCTGTAGCTCCGGCCCTGCTGCGACGCCAGGGCGATGTACATCAGGCAGTTGGTCTGCCCCTTGCACGTCTTGAGGGCCACGCCCGACCAGCCCAGTGTGAAGGCCAGCCGCAGCATCTCGATGTCCAGCACGCTCTCGTCCACCACCACCGGCTTGATCCTCGCCAGCTCGTGCATGTCGAACCGATGGGCGTACAGGTCTCGCTCCGTCGGCTGTTCCAGATACAGCAAATCATCGAACGCCGTCCGCGATCGCTCCTGAAGCTTGCGGCAATACTCGATCACGTACTCCGGCGAGGCG harbors:
- a CDS encoding mandelate racemase/muconate lactonizing enzyme family protein, whose protein sequence is AETLPVFHLVGGVDKLTEDEVGPGDPRDGLPVSLDQWIRRDGVFCLKIKLRGTDAEWDSQRTVEVDRVARQTLGAIGQSDAPCLSVDFNEICASPEYVIEYCRKLQERSRTAFDDLLYLEQPTERDLYAHRFDMHELARIKPVVVDESVLDIEMLRLAFTLGWSGVALKTCKGQTNCLMYIALASQQGRSYSVQDLTNPGLALVHSASLTGRCRPMMGFEYNARQYLPDACREVQDRHPGLFAVRAGRVRPGDLPRSGLGY